A stretch of the Bacillus sp. FJAT-18017 genome encodes the following:
- a CDS encoding redoxin domain-containing protein has product METSLQVGDQAPDFSLSATTAEKVSLSDYQGRKNVVVAFYGMDFTPGULKELTSWKEEYKRFEELDAEVLAISVDHIHSHRVFEASLGTLPYPLLSDWFKATTKDYNVFNDHGQVAKRSVFVVDKQGAITYTNTSFNADKKEDYEAVFEELGKCQ; this is encoded by the coding sequence TTGGAAACTTCGTTGCAAGTAGGGGACCAGGCACCTGATTTTTCCCTTTCCGCCACAACAGCAGAAAAGGTATCTTTATCGGACTACCAGGGGAGGAAGAATGTGGTTGTCGCTTTTTATGGCATGGATTTCACACCGGGCTGACTGAAAGAACTGACCTCTTGGAAAGAGGAATACAAACGTTTTGAAGAACTTGATGCAGAAGTGCTTGCGATTAGCGTCGACCACATCCATTCTCATCGTGTGTTTGAAGCAAGTCTTGGAACACTGCCATATCCACTGTTATCCGACTGGTTTAAAGCGACTACAAAGGATTACAATGTTTTTAATGACCATGGCCAGGTTGCTAAGCGATCAGTATTTGTTGTTGATAAACAGGGAGCAATTACCTATACGAATACATCATTTAATGCAGACAAGAAAGAGGACTATGAAGCTGTATTCGAAGAACTCGGTAAGTGCCAGTAA
- a CDS encoding putative ABC transporter permease → MSVIPLEATDVGTISALVFYFTVYSFFGWILENTYSRFTGGEFFKPNLFKGPFKPMYGFAPVLLLLLIDELTAWPVIILLSLIIPTMIEYVSGIILEKLFNRRYWDYSNVPLQLHGHICLPFSLCWVALSIAGLKWLHPIIASLYETISPFWNMVYPGVILLFFTELALAFRRRDSVILGPVNE, encoded by the coding sequence ATGAGTGTTATTCCATTAGAGGCAACCGATGTGGGGACAATTAGTGCGCTGGTCTTTTATTTTACCGTCTATTCCTTTTTCGGCTGGATATTAGAAAACACCTATAGCCGTTTTACCGGAGGAGAATTTTTCAAACCGAATTTATTCAAAGGGCCATTTAAACCAATGTACGGATTCGCACCAGTCCTATTACTTCTTTTAATTGACGAACTGACTGCGTGGCCTGTCATTATTCTGCTCAGCCTAATTATCCCGACAATGATTGAGTATGTGAGCGGGATCATCCTTGAAAAATTGTTCAATCGCCGCTATTGGGATTATTCCAATGTTCCCCTGCAGCTTCATGGACATATTTGTCTCCCGTTTTCACTTTGCTGGGTTGCTTTGTCCATCGCCGGACTCAAGTGGTTGCACCCCATTATTGCATCATTATATGAGACTATTTCACCTTTCTGGAATATGGTTTACCCGGGGGTTATTCTTCTGTTTTTTACCGAACTGGCGCTAGCGTTTAGAAGAAGGGATTCTGTTATTTTAGGACCTGTTAATGAATGA